The Microcystis aeruginosa NIES-843 sequence TTGACCGATTTTAATATAGGTCGGTCCCAATTTGGTCAACATTTCCCGCAATTGTACGGCCCGTCTAATTTCATTTTTTGGCGATTTTCCCCGTAGTTTATCCCACCAGATACCGATGACAAAAGATAAAACCGGCAGGGCAATTTCGATTAATCTCCCCAAAAAGTCTAGAGGTCGCCGACGGTAATAGTCGTTAATAACTTGGGGATTGTAGCGCCAACTTTCGGCTACGTTGTCATCCATGGGGCCGATATCTTCCCGATGCTCTTCGGGAATATGGACCGGCTGCACTTCAACGGTAATCGCTTCTGGGGTTTGCGTCTCCGGGGAGATCATCTGTTCGGACATAGTTCGGTGACGGGGCAGGGTGATTTGTAAACTATTGTAACAAGTATCGGCTTTCTGCCCGATCTTGTTTCTGTCTCCCTAGTTCTATGCTCAGGTTCGTCTTCAACTTTACCCTGGAGGGTTATTGCCTCTCAAAGTATTCTACGATAGCTCTCGCTATCGATTCTGCACCATCTTTAGCCAGTTTAACCTTTAATCTGGGCGGTTGGGGGGCTTGGCGTAAAAAGTCCCAATTACCTTGAAAAAATTCTTCACTGCTAATAATTTGATGATCACTATAATCTTGAATTCCGGCCAATAAAATCGCTGATTCGGCGAAACCTTCTCGAGTGAGGGAAACAATCGGCACCTCTAATTTTAAAGCCTCGGCAAAGGTACTATATCCCGGTTTGGAAATAATTCGATCGCACAGGGGCATAAAATCCACGGGACGATAGCTCCGATCTGGTTTATCCTGTAAGCGGACTAAATTGGGCAGTTCGGGCGCGTTTTTTTCAAAAGTGATAAATTGCCAATCGGGAAAACTGGCGAGGTTATCATAGGGAATTGCTTCTAATCCTAACCCCCCAAAACTCAATAAAATAGTTTTTTCTTTGGGGGCATTTAGCTTAAATTCCTGTCGCAATTGTTCTTCACTGTAGCGGGGTGTACCCCCGGTTAAATTTGCTTCTGTAACGTGAGGAAATGCTGTCATTGCTTCTGCTAAAGGCAGTTTAAACAAGCGATCGCATTGATTATAACAACGACTAATCCAATCACTAATACTGGCAAATTCTTCACCCCAATCACGATAGATAAAATCCCAGCCGAAGTTACCAATCATCCAACAAGGAAGCCCCGCACTTTTGGCAATTAGTGCCGCTAAAGGAGGTAAATCGGCCACAACTAAACCCACACGATTAGTTTTAATAAAATTAACTTCACTGGCAATAATTGCCCTTGATTGAGCAATTATTTGTTCTAATTTTTCTTTAGTAGCTAATTTATCCATCGTTAAACTATCCGATTGGATTACCCCCACATCAAACCCCCGATGTCTTTGAATATATTCTCCGGATATATAGGAATCTAATAACCAGCGCGGGGCCGTGGTGACTAATATCGGCAAAATTTCGGGATTAAGTTCAATAATATTAGCTACTACCGAAGCACTGCGGACGGCATGGCCAAAACCATGATTAGTAACGGCAAAATAAACAACAGGACGAGACATAAATAGCAAGTAAGGTGAGAATAATAAGCGAGAAATTTTGTTTTTCAGACTGTAGATAATAATTACCCTTAGTTTTAGGGAGGCAAATGAGGCAGGATATAAATACTAGCAAAAGCATAATATTCCGCTCCTGATTGACAAGCTTCTTGCAGTAAAGATAAAGCCTCCGAGTCTCCTTGTTTTGCTAAACGTAATAATGCTAACAATCTTTTAATATATTGACTACGATAGTTAATTAATTCTTTTCGTCCACGCATACCATTGAGATCGAACAAATCTTCAACAATTTGACCACGTCGATCCCGACCATAAACACTGGCCAATTTTGCCATTTCATCCCAAACAAATTCAATATGTGTATTCGGATCGGTTACTCCATCCGTGGGGTCTATTAACAGAGGATTTCCTGTGATATCATCGAGAGGAAAATTTGTGCCTTTGTGATTGGCATCATTACATTTATCACAAGAAAGCAGTAAATTCTCCCAAGTAAAAGTCAGATCAGGATACTGGCTTTTTGGATAAAAATGTTCGATCGCTCCGTAAGTTACCACTATAATCTTACTTTCACAGTAAGCGCATTTCCCATTAAACATTTTAACTAATGCGTCTTTAACCTGCGGATGACGGTATTTATTTTGTGCTTGGTTAATTTGAGCTTTAGTTGCCTTGTTGTTTGATTTTATTGATTCTAAAGCCTCTAGCCAACGAGCGGCATTTTTAGCTAATACGGGTGGCTCTGATATTCTGGTGACAGGAATCAAGATAAACGCTCCTCTAGTAAGGCATCAATTCGGGATTCTAAACTATTAGGTTGACTAATTTCGCCAAAGGGTTTAACTTCTCGAACAAATAATGACAGTTGTTCATATTCTTGCTTTTCTTCTGCTGCCAGATTTTTATTTTTACGATTTAGTTGGTGGTAACGCTTAATTTTATTTTCTGTATCAGTGGGATAGGTTGATTTCAGACCAAAAGCAGAACTTGTTAAAGTACGATCAACATTAGCCGCTAATTCTAAATAAGGAATTTCTACAATCTCTAATTCACCCGCTACCAGATCGATTCGTAGGGTTAAAGAATTTGGCCCCGCACCAGCAGCGATTAAAGGACTATGAGTAGCGACAAAGAATTGAAGATTGGGAAAAACTTCCTGTAACCATCCAGCAATTTCCCTTTGCCAAGAAGGATGTAAATGAATATCTAACTCATCGATTAAGACGACTCCAGAAGCCTCTGTGGGGTTATCTAGATTGGGGAAGGATTGTAATAATCGCCAAATTAAATCTCCGGCTAAAGCAATCATACTCCGAAAACCATCGGATAAACTAATGGTTGGAACTTTTTGACCGTTAACTAGAAACTGAATCAAGCCATCGGCAGTTACTTCAGCAATTTCTACATTACCGGGTAACAGTTTAGTAATTGCTTCTTCGCCGATTTTTTTCATTTGTTTGGCTTGAATATCTTGGGGATTTTTGGCTATTCGATAATCTAAATACACCATCCATCTCTCAAAAGAACTTAAAGATGTATCCTCATTAAATTGGCTGAAAAAGTTGCTAGAGCGTTGCGGGGGTTCAAGACTAGGAATAATCACTTGACTCACTCGTGTCAAACGACGGAAAGCTCCATAACCGACGGCAAACCAACCATGACTATCGGAGGCAAAAGCATTGGCTCGCAACCAACCCAAAATTTTGCTATTTTCTTCGATTAATGCTGGTTCTGTATAGGTTTGTTTGTCCTTACTGCCTCCTAACTCTAACCTTTCCTTGCCTGTAACAAAATAGGAATAAGCAAAAGTTTTTCGAGTTTTATCCGTACCAAATTTTCCCGCATCCCCATCTTCTTGATGAAGCACTGCGGTTAATTTACCCGGTGTCTTGGGATTACATATCCAACCGGTCGGACGTGGTAATAATTCTTTGGCTGCTTCCGGTCCTGCGAGCAGCAAAGCTAAAGCCTGTAAAATCGTGCTTTTTCCTACTCCATTTTCTCCCAATAAAGTGATCCAATGATAAGGTTTAGCACGCCAATGACGTTGATTATTGGGATTACGAATAAATTTAATCTCTTGATTCTGGAAGCATTTAATGTTTTCGAGTGTTATACTTTCAACCCACATGGACATTCCCCCAGAGAATAACAGCGATCGATAAAATTCTAGCTTATTCGGCCACATCTAGCCCTTTTTGGCCTTCATCTCTAAATCCAGTCAAAAACCCTCTCTTCGGGGAGAGGGTAAATTAGGTTTAGGAATTTTCCTCTAATCCAAAGACGCGATTAAAAGCTTTCAAGACTTTATAACCAGAATCGATCGATTCTAGCGGATCTTTCCGCAAACGGTGACGTAAACAGAGAACAATTACCCGACGGATATCATCTACCGTCACAGTTGTCCGTCCTTCCAAAGCGGCCAGAGCTTTAGCGGCGCGATTGGTAACGATATCGCCGCGCAATCCATCCACGTCCAACTCGGAACAAACCTCGGAAATTTTCACCCGCAGATCATAATCAAGCTCCACGGAAGGCAAAAGATTTTGGGCCTCCACTAGCTTTCTTTGCAGTTCTTCCTGTTCTAAGTTGTATTTCTCTAAAAACGAGAGGGGATTGCCATCAAATTCCGCACGCTGTTCCACGATTTTGACCCGTAGAGGTGGTTCTTTGACGGTGTGAATCTCGGCGTGCATTCCGAAGCGATCGAGCAGTTGTGGGCGCAATTCTCCCTCTTCTGGGTTGCCCGATCCCACCAAAACAAACCGGGCCGGGTGACGGATGGAAATTCCTTCCCGTTCCACCGTATTCCAACCACTAGCGGCCGAATCCAATAGCACATCGACGAGGTGATCGTCAAGTAAATTAACTTCATCCACATAGAGAATGCCGCGATTAGCTTTGGCCAGCAAACCAGGTTCAAAAGCTTTTACCCCTTCTGACAGGGCCTTTTCGATGTCAATTGTGCCACAGACCCGATCCTCTGTCGCACCGAGGGGTAGATCTACCATAGTGACTTTTTTCTTGGCAATGGTCAAGGGAATGGCTTCATCCACCCTTTGCCGCACCTCATCGCTCATTAAATCGGGATCATTGGGGTCAGAATTAAAGGGATCGTTAGCAACTACGTCAATTTCTGGTAAAAGGTCGGCTAAAGCCCTAATGGTGGTCGATTTTCCCGTACCTCGATCCCCCATAATCATCACCCCGCCAATTTTGGGGTCGATGACGTTGAGCATTAGGGATAATTTCATTTCTTCCTGGCCGACAATAGCGGTGAAGGGAAAAACCACGCGGCGAGTTTTCGGAGGAGCTTGGGGAGTCACGGTCATAAGTGGATTCAAAAGTCAAGAGTTTTTGCGTAAAGAATTATATCTAGTGGGGATTCTAGCCGTCAGCTTTCAGCAAATCTTTATTATTGTAAGTCTTTTTCCCTGCTTTTTAAGATCCAGCGCCAGAGGGGATGACGCGACCCTTCGGCCCGAATTTTCTGCACCCGTTGCTCTAAGCGCAGTTTTTCTCTGGGGGAAAGTCCTAAAATAATGTTGCGACTTTGCCAGACTAACACTGCTCCTGTAATGGCAAGACAAAAGGCTAGACCGATAGAAGGCCAGTAATTGAAAGCTAAAGCGTATCTAAGGGCTGTCCAAGTAAAATATTGCCGCATTAAAGCTATATCATCCCATAAAACCCATAAACTCGCCGAACCAATCCCTAACCAACAACCCAACACGAATAACCAACGACCCCATACCGTCAGTCGATGTAATCTTTGGACTTGTTGCTGTAGTTCAGAATCGGCCATTTCAGTGAACATTGTGCATTAATCAGTGGAGGTGTGGGGGCTCTCCCAGGTTTGGTGGGTAAAATGTATTCTAAGATACAGTCTTGCGGGCGAGTGAATGGAAGGAATCACAGAGACACAAAGGACACAGAGATCGATCACTACTATATAAGTTAAACTTATCACACAAAGAATAAGAGAGCCCAGTGGGGAATTATGAATTATGAATTAGGAAGTGTTTTCAGTGAACAGTAATCAGTGAACTGAAAACTCAAATCTGATAACTGATAACTGATAACTGATAACTGATAACTGATAACTGATAACTGATAACTGATAACTGAATTATCCCTTGACAATTGCCCCAAAATCTGCTAGGACTCGGGCGTGATTTCGCAGTAAACCCAACAGATTTAAACGATTGCGACGGACAGATTCTTTTTCGGCCATGACTAACACACTATTTTCGCCATCAAAAAAGTCAGCCACCAGGGGAGAAATTGCCGTTAAAGCAGTGACGAGACGCTGATAATCTCTTTGCTCTCTTGCGCTGATAGTTTCGGGAATTAGGGCAATTAAAGCGTCATAAAATGCTGGTTCGGAGGATTGTTCAAATAACTCCGTATTGATGATTCCCTTGGCTTCTAGGGTAGTTGTATCTAAATCTCCTTTTTGTGCTAAACGGGTCGAGCGATTGACGGTTTCATAGATGTTGGCTAACTGACCATCCTGACGAATTTGGCATAAAAAGCGGGCGCGTTCACGGGTATCTAATAAATTTTCTAAAGCGCGAGACTTATACTCCGGATCGTTTTCCCCTAAAACTGCATTAACGAGATCATAATCTATCCTCAAATCATCAATTAAGAGAGTTTGCAGACGTTGTAAAAAGAAATCTTTAATCAGATTGGCCGGGTTGGGTTTATCGGGATGACAGGTAACAAAATCCTTAGCTATCTGCTCAATTAATGCCAAAAGATTGATATTAAAATTGGCTGACCAGATAATACTAATTATTGCATTGGCAGCCCGACGGAGAGCGAAGGGATCTGAGGAACCAGTGGGCAGCATTCCCAGTCCAAAAATACCGACTAAAGTATCTAAGCGATCGGCAATTCCCACCACTTGACCAGTTATTGTTTCCGGGAGTATATCCCCGGCATTGCGAGGCAGATAATGTTCAAAAATGCCCCGGGCAACTACAGCCGATTCACCACTAATTAAAGCATATTTTTCGGCCATTACTCCCTGTAATTCGGGGAATTCGTAAACCATTTGGGTAACTAAATCCGCTTTACAAAGCATGGCAGTGGACTCTATATCACTGCGACTTTGTTCATCGAGATTTAACTGTTCGACGATCATCTGGGCAATTTCCATAATCCGATCAACTTTATCGCGCATGGTTCCCAATTCTTCTTGGAAAGTGACGGTTTCCAGTTGGGGAAGGAAACTATCTAAGGGTTCATCACAATCGGCAGTATAGAAAAATCTGGCATCAGCTAACCGTGCGCGGATAACCCTTTCATTTCCTGCGGAGATAATCTCAGATTTCTGGGGATCGCCATTGGAAATAGTGATGAA is a genomic window containing:
- a CDS encoding glycosyl transferase, translated to MSRPVVYFAVTNHGFGHAVRSASVVANIIELNPEILPILVTTAPRWLLDSYISGEYIQRHRGFDVGVIQSDSLTMDKLATKEKLEQIIAQSRAIIASEVNFIKTNRVGLVVADLPPLAALIAKSAGLPCWMIGNFGWDFIYRDWGEEFASISDWISRCYNQCDRLFKLPLAEAMTAFPHVTEANLTGGTPRYSEEQLRQEFKLNAPKEKTILLSFGGLGLEAIPYDNLASFPDWQFITFEKNAPELPNLVRLQDKPDRSYRPVDFMPLCDRIISKPGYSTFAEALKLEVPIVSLTREGFAESAILLAGIQDYSDHQIISSEEFFQGNWDFLRQAPQPPRLKVKLAKDGAESIARAIVEYFERQ
- a CDS encoding retron system putative HNH endonuclease, giving the protein MIPVTRISEPPVLAKNAARWLEALESIKSNNKATKAQINQAQNKYRHPQVKDALVKMFNGKCAYCESKIIVVTYGAIEHFYPKSQYPDLTFTWENLLLSCDKCNDANHKGTNFPLDDITGNPLLIDPTDGVTDPNTHIEFVWDEMAKLASVYGRDRRGQIVEDLFDLNGMRGRKELINYRSQYIKRLLALLRLAKQGDSEALSLLQEACQSGAEYYAFASIYILPHLPP
- a CDS encoding AAA family ATPase — its product is MWVESITLENIKCFQNQEIKFIRNPNNQRHWRAKPYHWITLLGENGVGKSTILQALALLLAGPEAAKELLPRPTGWICNPKTPGKLTAVLHQEDGDAGKFGTDKTRKTFAYSYFVTGKERLELGGSKDKQTYTEPALIEENSKILGWLRANAFASDSHGWFAVGYGAFRRLTRVSQVIIPSLEPPQRSSNFFSQFNEDTSLSSFERWMVYLDYRIAKNPQDIQAKQMKKIGEEAITKLLPGNVEIAEVTADGLIQFLVNGQKVPTISLSDGFRSMIALAGDLIWRLLQSFPNLDNPTEASGVVLIDELDIHLHPSWQREIAGWLQEVFPNLQFFVATHSPLIAAGAGPNSLTLRIDLVAGELEIVEIPYLELAANVDRTLTSSAFGLKSTYPTDTENKIKRYHQLNRKNKNLAAEEKQEYEQLSLFVREVKPFGEISQPNSLESRIDALLEERLS
- the bchI gene encoding magnesium chelatase ATPase subunit I; translation: MTVTPQAPPKTRRVVFPFTAIVGQEEMKLSLMLNVIDPKIGGVMIMGDRGTGKSTTIRALADLLPEIDVVANDPFNSDPNDPDLMSDEVRQRVDEAIPLTIAKKKVTMVDLPLGATEDRVCGTIDIEKALSEGVKAFEPGLLAKANRGILYVDEVNLLDDHLVDVLLDSAASGWNTVEREGISIRHPARFVLVGSGNPEEGELRPQLLDRFGMHAEIHTVKEPPLRVKIVEQRAEFDGNPLSFLEKYNLEQEELQRKLVEAQNLLPSVELDYDLRVKISEVCSELDVDGLRGDIVTNRAAKALAALEGRTTVTVDDIRRVIVLCLRHRLRKDPLESIDSGYKVLKAFNRVFGLEENS
- the glyS gene encoding glycine--tRNA ligase subunit beta; protein product: MDFLLEVGTEELPADFVDSAIAQWRERVSKSLETESLDATAIQVYATPRRLAVLITGLPTEQEARSEEIKGPPVSAAYKNGQITPAGEGFARKQGVSTAAFSIRATDKGEFVYIEKTIPGRPTAEILTELIPQWITRLEGRRFMRWGDGDLRFPRPIRWLLTLVDGEVLPLELINGSTTLTSDRLTFGHRILHPQSLAISHPQAYLTSLRSIFVEADPQVRQQIITAQITTLAKKLKGVAEIPADLLAEVTNLVEYPTAIVGKFDDEFLELPPEVIITVMVTHQRYFPVKTPQGLSPYFITISNGDPQKSEIISAGNERVIRARLADARFFYTADCDEPLDSFLPQLETVTFQEELGTMRDKVDRIMEIAQMIVEQLNLDEQSRSDIESTAMLCKADLVTQMVYEFPELQGVMAEKYALISGESAVVARGIFEHYLPRNAGDILPETITGQVVGIADRLDTLVGIFGLGMLPTGSSDPFALRRAANAIISIIWSANFNINLLALIEQIAKDFVTCHPDKPNPANLIKDFFLQRLQTLLIDDLRIDYDLVNAVLGENDPEYKSRALENLLDTRERARFLCQIRQDGQLANIYETVNRSTRLAQKGDLDTTTLEAKGIINTELFEQSSEPAFYDALIALIPETISAREQRDYQRLVTALTAISPLVADFFDGENSVLVMAEKESVRRNRLNLLGLLRNHARVLADFGAIVKG